TTAGTCTTACAACCAAGACTAGGGGGATCCGACGGGATTCTTTCTCCATCCCATCCTCGTTGGTGAAGGGGGTGAAACACGTGAAGTAGGCAGGGATCGTGTAAAGGGGCTGCTGAAGTCGACTGATGTTATCCGTCGcgactttcttatttttgtaCCGAGTGTCTGACGCCAATTGGTTATCGCTTAATCGTCATCGACTGTTACAGTCCTCTCCATCCTCCCGATGGTGGATGAATGGAACTCAACCCAAACGTCTTAATCACTGCGCCAACATACGAGGATGATCGCTCACTCTAGTTCCTGTGGATTAACTTATCTTCTTACCTAGACATGACAACCATGAATTGAACCATGAGCAGAGCACAACCACATGTTGGATCCGAAATCTCTGGTCGCTCGATCTAACATGGACCAAGAGAcaagttcttcatttttcttgaacgGTGACAATTCCATGAAAATATCTATTTGAATATCAAAACTAGTGCGCTAATATTGCACAAGCCAGAGGTGAGCAGTTTCAAGTTCTATCCAAGTTCCACCTGAAACCTAcccatcaaaataaattttctagtttttggaACCCAAAACCTATCTTATTGCAAGTTCCAAGGTCTACCCAAGTTTCACATGTactattattaattgaatgattgcaatGAATCACTATCTATAATCTACTAACCATAACTCATATTAAATacatgaaaattatgaaattttaataaagtaaaagtctaaGTCTAGATATCGTCGGAAATAGAAGTTTAGGCTAGTGGTTTTCAGATTTTGCACTCATCATTTGATGTCATGGATGCCGTAAAATCACGCGAAgttatagaaaaagaaaaacacaaggaCTTGTTCCGGGTTCTACATTTAAGGTTTCTAGTTCCATCTGGAACCTAAACATACCCATCATAACGGGTTCCACATTCTAGGACTGGTGTAATGTAGCATCACTGTAGCAGAAGCAAAAATTCTGTAATAAGTCGAGCACCAAAGTCAGGTAAAATTAGCATGTCAGTGTAAGGGTCAACATGTACAAATTATCGGTCAATCATGAaactatgctcacccctaatataaacctttttttattgAACGTTGAATTAAACACATATTTAAAAACCTACTTATAGTATGTCAATTAACGTAATATGCCGTTTTAGCATAAGAGTTATGTACGTCCAACGTTACTCTAGTCTGGCAATTTATCGCCGAGTGATCGCCGTCTATAAAAGGCGCGCACACATTGCCGCTTCAACGACAGAAGTGGCACACGTCCCAGCTCGAGCTTCCTCGTCATTTTCTCGCGACAAACCATGTCTTCTTCACTCATCTTCACCCTCTCTCCCCTCGCACTCTTGGCCGCGCTCTGGgcgatctcctcctccctcgctCGCAATGTCCCCATGCTCCTCCCTCTCAAAGCCGCCGTGGCAGCTCGCCTGTCCGCCCTCCTCGGGCCACTCAAATGGGCCTTGGACTACTCCCTCAGGTCCTCCGTCCTCGGCCTCTCGCATGGCCACGGCAAGCCAGGAGCCTTCAGAATAATCCACGGGCTCGGCACGGCCCAGTACGGTGGCAGACCGCCCGCAGAGTGCACGGTGTGCCTGTGTGAGGTCAGGGCCGGGGAAGAGGTGAGGGAGCTGAAGTGCTGCGACCATGTCTTCCACAGGGCCTGCCTGGACCAGTGGCTCGGCTACAAGAACGCAACATGCCCTCTGTGCCGAAGGTTCGTGGCTTGCCGGGAGAGCGTGAGAGGCAGGGGTGGAGATCATATCCCTCACTTTCTGCGACCTCAGCTCCGGTGGCGACCGTGAAACGTGGTGGCTACGCTGACTGCGGAGGTGATATGTAGTCACCCTAATGGTCGGTGTTCCTTTCCCTCGATCGTCGAATGCGGACCGACCCCATGCGTACAATCGATCACGGTCTCCGTGTACGATTGCGGTGACATGTATAGTATTTTCATGGGACAGGGAGCGGGGTTGTCGTGAACCTCGACTCACGTTAAATAAAACGATGTAGTAGTAGACTGAGTTGTAAATGCTTTTACTCTTCAGCTATGGCTTTGTCCGCTTAAAGGAGTAAAGGTTCATCATCTTTTCGATGCGTCTTTTATCAGTCGAAGATGACCTTCTGAAGTTATCATCAATCCATGTGCACTTTGAAACAGAGATTGCCATGATCCAAAGATTAATCTGGGGTTCTGAAGTTATCATCAATCCATGTGCACTTTTAAACAGAGATTGCCATGATCCAAAGATTAATCTGGGGCATTTCTTGCACTGTGACTTTCGCTCATGAAATTCTACTTTCGATAAATTGGTTACGAACGAACAAAGCATTTGTCCTACCATCTTTAGTTACTTGTTCAAGCCTCGCCGGTCTTAagcatgaaaaaggaaaaaacagctTAATCAACCTCAAAAAGTttcgaattgatttttgaaatagagCAAAACAATATATC
This Eucalyptus grandis isolate ANBG69807.140 chromosome 7, ASM1654582v1, whole genome shotgun sequence DNA region includes the following protein-coding sequences:
- the LOC104455730 gene encoding NEP1-interacting protein-like 2; translation: MSSSLIFTLSPLALLAALWAISSSLARNVPMLLPLKAAVAARLSALLGPLKWALDYSLRSSVLGLSHGHGKPGAFRIIHGLGTAQYGGRPPAECTVCLCEVRAGEEVRELKCCDHVFHRACLDQWLGYKNATCPLCRSYGFVRLKE